The genomic stretch CGCCCAGCAGGTCCCACCCGGTGTAGAACACCACGGCCGCCACCAGGATCGCCACGGCGAAGGTTCCGGCGAGGACCAGGCCGACCGGCCACAACCGCAGGCCGCGCCGCTCAGCCTGGCGCCGGGGCAGATATGCGCTCACATTCCCTCAAGACAATCCAGGTGCGCCGCCGGTTGCGGTCATTCGCGGTTCCTGAGGAAGGGCCGGTGGCCGTGGGCCGCTTCTCCGTCAACCTGCGCAGTCGCATTGCGCTGGTTCCACCAACGGGGGCTGTAAATCGTTGGCTCTGTCCCGTAATCGGTGATAACGAGGGGTGACGGTCGTCGTTGACGGTGCATGGCGGATGGCAACAACCTTGGGACCGTGGTGTTTTCCGTACCCCACCATGTCCGAGCAGCCGCGCCTCCTGGGCTGGCATCAGGCGCCGCTGACGCTCATTCAGATGCGGCAAAACGACCTGGAACCGCAGCGCAAGCTGATCCAGAACATCGTCGGCGAAGCTCATACCAGAGCAACGAACTTGCCCTATGAAAGCAACGAGTTGATTCCTTACAGCTTCAGTGGACGCGGCAGCGCTGCCAGGCGGCCCCGATCATGACTTTGCGGATGGCTTTGACGAGGCCGCTGTGGCTGTCGGAGATGACGAGGCGGACTCCGGTCAGGCCGCGTTCCCGCAGCGAGCGCAGGAATTCTGCCCAGAAGGCCTCGGTCTCGCTGTCACCGACCATGACGCCGAGGACTTCGCGGCCGCCGTCCTCAGTGACACCGGTCGCGATGACGACGGCCTGGGACACGATCTGGTGGTTGAGGCGGGCCTTGACATAGGTGGCGTCGAGAAAGAGGTAAGGGAACCGGATGTGGTCCGGGGGCCGGGTCCGGAACACGTCGAGTTGTTCGTTGGCTTTATCAGTGAGTCCTGACACCGGTTGTCGATCGGGAGCGACAGCGCCCGGTGTCGGTGGAGAGTGATATCGCTGAGTTTTGATACCACTTGGGTGCTTGCGGTGGGAGGATCGGAGTGCTCTCCATGGTGAGGGGGTGGCGCTGGTGCCACCTATTGATCAGAAACTCAATGGGTTCTATTCGAGGGTGTAACGGACGTGGGGTCCGCCGAAGTAGCCGCGGACGATGTGCGGTTGGCGCTGGCGGCGATGGAAGAACCGGCGGGTCTCGGCGGCGAGTTGGGCCTGGTCGCGGGCCCGGCTGTGCATCGGCTGACTCCGCTTGAGGTCTGCGTTGACCAGCTCGTCGGGGTTCAGCTCGGGCGAGTAGGGCGGCAGGAAGTGCAGCTCGATCCGATCGGGGTGGGCGGCCAGCCAGGCGCGGACCGTGGGGGAGCGGTGGGCGGAGTGTCCGTCCAGGACGAGGTGCACCTTGTGGTCGAGGTGGCCCGCGAGGCGCTCCAGGAAGCGGCACATGACGTCGGCGTCGAAGGTCTCGGTGAACACCATGAAGTGCATGCGGCCCTTGGTGCTGATCGCGGACATCGCGTTGACGGAGAACCTGTTGCCCGTGCGGCGCACGACGGGTGTGCACCCCTTGGCGCCCCAGGTACGGCCGGTGACCTGGTCGGAGCGGATGCCGACCTGGTCGGCGAAGAGCACCTCGCCGCCCTCGGCTTTCGCCTTCGCCCGGATCGTCGGCCAGGTCTCCTCCCGCCAGAGACGGACCGCTTCCGCGTCCTGCTCGACGGCCCGCTTGTCCGGCCGCTGGAACGACAGACCCCACCGCCGCAGGTACTTGCCCACCCCCGGCTCGGTCAGCCGCACCCGGTACAGCTTCGCGATCAGATCCCCTACCCCGGCGCGCGTCCACAGCTGCCCGGCCAGGCCCAGGTCGCAGGGCCGGTGATCCAGTACGGCCTGCCGAACCGCCTGCTGTTCGGCCGCATCGAGAACCTGGTGTTCGCCGACCCGCCGCCCACGCGGCTGGGCCACGAGTGCCTCCCGTCCGCCTGACAGCCACTTCGCCCACCAGTTGTCCACCGCCTTGAGCGAGACCTGAAACACCGCCGCGACATCCTGGCGAGTCCGGCCCGCCACCAACGCCGCCACCGCCCGCAGCCGAATCGCCTCCTGCGCCGACGGCGACAACTGCCGTGCGTCCCCCGCCAGTTCACTCACGCAGGGATCAACGATCCAGAACACCTACCGTTTCGGATCAATATGAGTAACCATCTCATTCGCCAACGAACCACGCCGTGTCCACGTTGCCGAGGAGGCCGCCACCGGTCCTCTGGGTTGAGGCCGTTCAAAACTGGAATTCGGCCTGGTCACACCGTCGATCACCGACCGTAATGGTTGGTGTTTGCCGGACCTCTTCCATAACAATGATGGGGCCCCGCCACACGGTGCGCACGTTCGGATGGGCATCAGGGGCATTGCGTGATTGGGATTGGTCCGGTTCGCCGGTCTCGTGAGTGACGTGGCGTCATGTCTGTTGCACGGCAGGGGGTCCGGGAAGGCAGAGCAGGCACGGTGTTGGTGATCATGTGGTTGTCGAGACCCATGAGAACCGAGCGAGACCGTGCCTGCCCGAACATCATCGCCCATCCCTTCCGCACTGGAGCAACTGGGCTCCCCGACTGATCCCCTCACCCCAAGCGATGTCGCTGACCTGCGGCGTTTCCTGATCCTGGTTGCAGATCCCCGCGATGTGCGAGGACTGCGGTATCCGGCCGTCGCGTTGTTGTGCGCAGCCGTCTCGGCGGTGCTGACCGGGGCTCGCTCGCTCATCGCGATCAGCGAGTGGATCACGGATGCCCCGCAGCATGTGCTGGGTGTCCTCGGCTTCGCTGCCGATCCGCTTACCGGCCTGCGGCCGGTGCCGCACGCCACAACCGTGCGCCGCCTGCTGCAGCGCGTGGACGGTGACGCACTGGACGCGGCGATCAGCGCGTATCTGCAGGCCAGAACGCCGCCCCCGGTCGAGCCGGAGACGGAGAAAGGGCCGGTGCGACGGGTGATCGCGGTCGATGGCAAGGTGGTCCGCGGCTCGCGACCCCGGGCGGCCGCGGCGATCCAGCTGCGGCGATGGACCACCACGGCGTGGTCCTGGCCCAGCGGCAGGTCGCTTCCAAGAGCAACGAGATCCCTCCTTCGCGCTGCTGGTCGCGCACAGCTGCAACGTCGGATACACCCCGGTCATCGGGGCCTTGGACGCGCTGAAGTATGGCCGCCTGTCCCACGTCGACCAGACCTATCTGCGGCTGGCCACATACCGGGCCGCGAACGCCACGCTGATCGACTATCAGGCGTCGATCCCGCTCGCGCAAGTCTGGGGCGGCGGCCTGGTCGCCTCCGTGGACGGCATGCGGTTCGTCGTCCCCGTACCGTCGGTGTACGCACGGCCGAACCCGAAGTACTTCGGGCGCCGGGGCGGCGCGACGTGGCTGAACATGATCAATGACCAGGCGGCGGGGCTTGGCGGGAAGGTGGTGGCCGGCACCCCGCGTGACTCGCTGTACGTGCTGGATGTCCTCTACGACCGCGACGGCGGCCGCCGACCGGAGATGATCGTCACCGACACCGCGAGCTACAGCGACATCGTCTTCGGCCTGCTGACCTTGGCGGGGTTCGCGTACGCGCCGCAGCTCGCGGACCTGCCGGACCAGAAGATGTGGCGCATCGACCGCAGCGCCGACTACGGCGCCTTCCAGGACGCGGCCCGCGGCCGGGTCGACCTCGCCAGGATCGAACGGCGCTGGGAGGACATCCTGCGGATCATCGGGTCCATCCACACCGGGGCCGTGCGCGCGTACGACGTGATCCGCATGCTGTCGCGGGACGGGCGCCCCACCCCGCTCGGCGACGCGGTCGCCCACTACGGGCGGATCGCTAAGAGCCTGCACATCCTGCGCCTGACCGACGAGCCCGGCTACCGGCGGCAGATCAAGAGCCAGGCCAACCTCCAGGAGGGCCGCCACTCCCTCGCCCGGAAGATCTTCCATGGGAGGAACGGGCAGCTCTACCAGCGCTACCAGGACGGCATGAGGACCAGATCGGCGCCCTGGGCCTGGTCCTCAACGCCCTCGTGCTCTTCAACACGCGGTACATGCACGCCGCGTTGACCCAGCTGTGTGCGGACGGCTTCGACGTGCGGGACGAGGACGTGGCCCGCCTCTCCCCGTTCGTACGGCACCACATCAACATGCTCGGCCGCTACTCCTTCCAGCTGCCGGAGCTGCCCGGTGGCATGCGGCCCTTGCGCCATCCGGACGCCGGCGAGGACGACTGACTGTTGTCGTGTACTCACACCTTCGCCATGGCGTGAACAAGGCGTTGTGAAGCGGGCCCTGCTTCGGCGGCAGGAGATTCTGCGGCCCGGGCAGCTGTACTGCCCGGGCCGCAGACTGGGGGATGGCTGGGTTACGCGGTGCCGAGGGCCGTGCGCAGGGTGGCGACGGCCTGGTTGATGGCGGCTTCGGCGGCGTGGGTGTCGCGCAGGGCGTTGAGCATGACGAAGTCGTGGATGATGCCCTGGTAGCGCACGGCGGTGACCGGGACACCGGCCTGGCGGAGCTTGCTCGCGTAGGCCTCGCCCTCGTCGCGCAGCACGTCGGCCTCGCCGGTGATGACCAGGGCCGGGGGCAGGCCCCGCAGCTGGTCGGTGGTGGCGCGCAGCGGTGAGGCGGTGATCTCGGCTCGCTGGTTCTCGTCGGTGGTGTACTGGTCCCAGAACCACTGCATGGCGTCGCGGCGCAGGAAGTACCCCTCCGCGAACTGGTGGTAGGAGGGGGTGTCGAAGGCCGCGTCGGTGACCGGGTAGAACAGCACCTGCTGTACCAGCGGGACGTCGCCGCGCTCCTTGGCCATCAGGGTCAGCGCGGCTGACATGTTGCCGCCGACGGAGTCGCCGGCCACCGCGATCCGGGTGGCGTCCAGGCCGTTGGCCGCGCCCTCGCGGACGATCCACTGGGCGACGGCGTAGTTCTGCTCGATAGCGACTGGGTAGCGGGCCTCGGGAGACAGGTCGTACTCGGGGAAGACGACGGCCGCCCGGGCGCCGACGGCCAGTTCGCGCACCAGCCGGTCGTGTGTGTGGGCGTTGCCGAAGACCCAGCCAGCGCCGTGGATGTAGACGATCACCGGCAACGTCCCCTCGGCGTCGGCCGGCCGGATGATGCGGGCCCGGACCGATCCGGTGGGGCTGCCCTGGACGGTCACCCATTCCTCGGCGATCTCCGGCTTGCTGATCTCACCAGACTGCACCTCGTCGACGGTCTTGCGGCCCTCGGCCGGACCGAGGTCGAAGAGGTACGGCGGGTTCGCGGTGGCCTCGGCGAAGGCGGCGGCGGCCGGCTCCAGCACCGGGCGGGTGGTGGTCTCGGACATGGGGTGCTCCTCGTGGGTCGTGTCGGCCGGTCGTTCGGCGGGTACGACAGGAACAGTAATGCTCGATTAAATCGCGCGCAACTTAATCGAGCTATATATAGTCGTGAGCGCCTGGAATGGTAGGGTGGAGTTTCCGATCATTCGACGTTAGGACCGGTCATGGACCAGGCCGCGCACCATGCCGCAGAACAGGGCTCGCTCCTGCTCCAGGACCAGCTGTGCTTCGCCCTGTACGCTGCATCGCGGTCGGTCACCACGCGCTACCGGCCGCTGCTGGAGGAGCTGGGGCTGACCTACCCGCAGTACCTGGTCATGCTGGTGCTGTGGGACCAGGACTCGGTCTCCGTCCGCGAGCTGGGCACCGCGCTCCAGTTGGAGTCCAGCACCCTCTCCCCTCTGCTCAAGCGTCTGGAAGCCGGCGGCCTGATCCACCGTGAGCGGCGCTCCGACGACGAACGCTCCGTCGCGATACGCCTCACCCAGGCCGGTGCGGATCTCCGCGAGAAGGCCCGCACCGTCCCCCTGGCCATCGGCGAGGCCATGGGCCTGACCCCCGAGCAGGACACCACCGCCAAACACCTGCTCCGCCTGCTCACCGCGAACGTCACCCGCAACTGACCCCACCGGGCGAGCCGACCAGCACACAGGCGGTCAGCACTGTCAGCGCCTGCTGTTGCCGGGCGCGAGCAGGCTGGTGACCTCGGCGATTGCCTCCGGGGAAGGTTTGAAGTAACGGCGGACGTTCTCCGTCTTCTTGTGCCGGGACTTGGCCATCAGCATCGTCACCAGCCGCAAACGGCGGTGATCAGTCCGTGGATGGTGATCTTCCTGGGCTGGGCGGCTCGTACACTGACGAAAATGGAGGACCACACGGCCACCGGAATCGGTGCACGTCCGGCGCCCGTCTTGCGGCAGTACGTCGACTCGTATGTCGGCTTCGACCTCCGCGGGCTCCCGTCGGGGGTGCACTGCGGCCCGCCGAGCCGCGCGCTCACCGCGGTGATCAGCCTGGCAGATCCTTTGGAGGTGGCGGCGGGCGTTGACGACGGGTCACCGGTCACCCGATTCGGCAGCGTGGCCGGCGGTCTGATGTGCCGGTCCGTCGCGATTCACCACGACGGACGCCAGCAAGGTGTTCAGGTATCGCTGACACCGCTCGGGGCCCGGGCCATCTACGGCATGCCCGCCGCCGAGCTCGCCCACCGACTGGTCCCAGTTGACGAGATTCTCGGAGCGCTTGCCGTCGAGCTGGTCGACCGGCTCCGATCGGCGACAACATGGGCGGCACGGTTCACCGCGCTGGACGAATTGCTCCTGCGAGCTGTCAGCCGTGGCGCCTGCGGCGACCATGTGCGCTGGGTGCGCCCCGAGGTAGCCGAGGCGTGGCGCCGCCTCGTCGCCGCGCGGGGTTGCGTCCAGGTTGGTGCGGTCGCCGCGGAACTCGGCTGGAGCCGTCGGTACCTCACCGAGCGGTTTCGCGGTGAGGTGGGCCTGTCCCCGAAGACCTTCGCCCGAGTCTTGCGCTTCGAGCACGCGCACGAACTGGCGGCGGCGCAGGACCCGCTCCCGTGGGGCGATGTGGCAGCCGTCTCTGGCTACGCCGACCAGGCCCATCTCGTTCGGGACTGGCGCCAGTTCACGGGCCGATCGCCGACGGCCTGGCGTCGCAGCGAAGTCCTCCTCGGAGCCGGGTAGCCGCCAACCGTCTGCCCTTCGCGTCGGCTTGTCTTCCCTTTTCTTCAAGACCGCCCGATCGCTGGCGTGGACGATCGTCGGCATGAGACTCGTCAACCACGAACGCAATGCCATGGACCTGCGGACCACCCCCGTGCACCTCGGACTGGGATCGAGAGCTAAACCCGTCGAGGGCTTCACCTGGGACCCGGAGGTGCTCCAGGCCTACAGCGTCGCGGTCGCGGCAGACGGCGCCGAGGGCCGGATGGTGATGATCTTCGACGGCGACGGGCTCGGCGACCATTGGGAGAACCACCCTGCAGGCGACGAACTGGTCGTTTGCCTCAGCGGGTCCGTGACGATCACCCGCGACGTGGACGGGGTACCCGACCGCGTTCTGCTCGGGCCGGGCGAGGCCACCATCAACCCGGCCGGGGTATGGCACGTGGTCGACATGCAGGGGCCGACGTCCGCCCTGGCCATCACGGCAACCCTCGGCACCGACCACCGTCCTCGGACCGACACCCGCCCAACCGAACGCGTCGGCACTCCCAGCCCGGAGCAAACGCCGTGACAACGCGTATCGCGTGCCTCGGCGACAGCCTCACCCGCGCGCAGTTCAGCGTCGACTACCTGGATCTTCTCGGACGACGCCGCCCTCCCGGTGACGTGCAGCTTGCCCGTTTCGGCGCCAACGGCGACTTCGCCTACAACCTCTTGCAGCGCCTCGATGCTGTCGTCACGAACCCACCCGATGTGATCACCGTGTTGATCGGGACCAACGACGCCCGAGCGAGCCTTGCCGGCTACCCCGTCGAGCAGGCCATGAAGCGCAAGCAGCTCCCTGATCGCCCGTCGGCAGGCTGGTTCCAACAGTGCCTGGGAGCCGTCGTCGCACGGCTGCGAGCGGAGACCGACGCGACGATCGGTCTGCTGTCGCTACCGGTACTCGGGCAACAACTCGACGGAGCAGCGGCACAGGCATCGCAGGCGTACAGCCGGATGATCTCCGAGGTCGCTGCCGCCAACGAGGTGGCCTACCTTCCGCTCCACGAACGCCAGATCGAGGAACTGCGCCAAGCCGACCCGCCGCCGATTTCATACCGGGAGGTGACGCCCGCAGCGGCCGTCGGCGTCCTCGTCCAGCACGCAGTGCTGCGCCGCAGCCTCGACACGATCTCGCGGCGGCGAGGTCTCGTGCTCACGACCGACCACATCCACCAGAACAGCCGCGGCGCCAGCTTTATCGCTGAGGTCATCGACGCCGGTCTGCTGACCCAGAGCGCGTAGCTGGTTTCGGCGCCCGGCCAGTCGGATGCCATCTATCGCGCGGAGGTGGCATCCGATCCACGCGGTCAACGCAGGCCCCGCCAGCCTTGGGCCCGCCGAGAGCGTGGTGGCCGGAGTCAGCCAGGCTGCGATGGGGGAGAAGGCCTACCTCGTAGATTCGTAGATCGAGCGTGGGTCTTCCTGGTGCCTGTGATCAAGGACTGTGGGCTTCCACGCCCTGTGCTCCGCGAGTTTCCTGGGCACGTTCTGCCCTTGCAGCGCTGGAAGTGACGGGGAGCCGAGGAGGTGAGGGCGTGCCGCGGGTCCGCTTCGGTCGTTCTTCAGCACAAGGGGGCCGCAGGCCTTCCAGACAGGAAGGTGTGACGCCGGGGGAGGCGTCCGTGTTCTATGGTGCGCGATCCCGTCGGCGTCGCAACGAGAAGTACGGTTTCGCCACCAAAAGCGTTCATTCAGCCACGATTTGCTACTGCTGGTGACTGTCATGGAGTAACGGACGGAAGGCGCCTGGCGGGTGACGCGGTGTCATTGTTCCGCAATCTCATGATCACGTTGAGTGGTGTGCGCCCGGCGCAGCATGCTGTCGTGCAACTCCTCCGCGGGCGCGTCAGCACCGCCCCGGAGGAGCCTTTCCGGACGCTCGTATCTTTCCGGGAAGGTGACATGACAAGCAAGCAAGTGATGATCGTGGCAGTGCTGGCGGCGGTCCTCACGTGGAGCGCGGTGATGACCGCGCTGGGGCAGCTTGCGGCCGTGGCCGCGCTGCTGCCTTCGCTCGGGCTCCTCATCCAGCAGATCGTTTCGGTGTTCATCGGTGCGGAGGTGCGCTCCGGCGCGGCCCAGGGCAGCCGGCGGCGTCGCTTACGGCAGCGGCCGGCGGAGGCTTCGCCGGCCGGGAGTGAGGAGCCGGCACGGTGAAACTGCCCGAGCAGCCCGGAGGGGATCCTCCTCAACGTCGCGGCTGCCCACCGGAGCCGATCTGTGAGAGTGCCGGTCTGGCGCACCGGACGTGGCTGGAGCCCGTCCGTAGCCGGCTCGTCGCGAGCGGCCTGACGCTCGACGACCTCGTCAGCCGCTCCGGCTATTCCAAGGCCCACCTGTCGGAACTCCTGCGGGGCAAGGGCTACTACCCCGGCTGGGAGATCACCTACAGCGTGGTCCGTGCGCTGGAGATCCCCGTCGGCCCGCTGCTGAGGCTGTGGAAGGCGGCCGCCGTGGAGGCCGACAAGAACACGGCATGGATCCGTAGCCGGATCCGTGATGTGCGCACCGACGTGGTGGAGGAACCGCCCGTCGCCCACCTGGGACTCACCCAGGCCATGTGGCGGCCCTACACCGCCTCCGCGCAGGTCTTCCTCCAGTCCGAGCCCCGGGCGCGGCAGGCGGTGGGGGAGACCTTCGACATCCTCTGGCTCACCTGGGACCAGGCGACCGCCAGCCCCGATACGCCCCGCCACGCCTGGCAGCTGCTGCGCTCGACGGTCCTGTCCCGCACCCCCAAGCGGCCCGCCGGACATCCCGACTTACGGGCAGCGGCGTTCTGCACGACCGCCCAGGCCGAGGCCGGCGACCTGGGCGAGCGTCTGGCCCGCATCGACATCCACGCACGGTTCTTCGACGCGATCGCCCGCCTGCCCGCCGACCAGATGGACATCACCGTCCTGCGCTACCTGTGCGGCATCGCCCCGGGCGCCATCCCGGGCATCGTCGGCCTGTCCCCGGCCATCACCCACACCCTGGACCACCACGCCCGAGGGGCACTGAACGAGCTCTTCCCCGACACCGACACCCAGGAGTGATCACACCGCCATGAGCACCATCGACGACCTCCTCGCCCAGTCGCTGCTGCTGCACCAGCCGCACGTCCCCTCCGACGTCGTCCCCTACAACGACCTGGCCGAGGACGACATCCAGCTGTGGGACGGCTACCGGCCACAGGTGGCAGACGACCGCGCCGCACAGAGCCTTACCGCCCTGTGCGAGGCGGTCGTCACCCACTGCACCCCGGATCAGTTC from Streptomyces davaonensis JCM 4913 encodes the following:
- a CDS encoding alpha/beta hydrolase, encoding MSETTTRPVLEPAAAAFAEATANPPYLFDLGPAEGRKTVDEVQSGEISKPEIAEEWVTVQGSPTGSVRARIIRPADAEGTLPVIVYIHGAGWVFGNAHTHDRLVRELAVGARAAVVFPEYDLSPEARYPVAIEQNYAVAQWIVREGAANGLDATRIAVAGDSVGGNMSAALTLMAKERGDVPLVQQVLFYPVTDAAFDTPSYHQFAEGYFLRRDAMQWFWDQYTTDENQRAEITASPLRATTDQLRGLPPALVITGEADVLRDEGEAYASKLRQAGVPVTAVRYQGIIHDFVMLNALRDTHAAEAAINQAVATLRTALGTA
- a CDS encoding SGNH/GDSL hydrolase family protein — protein: MTTRIACLGDSLTRAQFSVDYLDLLGRRRPPGDVQLARFGANGDFAYNLLQRLDAVVTNPPDVITVLIGTNDARASLAGYPVEQAMKRKQLPDRPSAGWFQQCLGAVVARLRAETDATIGLLSLPVLGQQLDGAAAQASQAYSRMISEVAAANEVAYLPLHERQIEELRQADPPPISYREVTPAAAVGVLVQHAVLRRSLDTISRRRGLVLTTDHIHQNSRGASFIAEVIDAGLLTQSA
- a CDS encoding transcriptional regulator; this translates as MKLPEQPGGDPPQRRGCPPEPICESAGLAHRTWLEPVRSRLVASGLTLDDLVSRSGYSKAHLSELLRGKGYYPGWEITYSVVRALEIPVGPLLRLWKAAAVEADKNTAWIRSRIRDVRTDVVEEPPVAHLGLTQAMWRPYTASAQVFLQSEPRARQAVGETFDILWLTWDQATASPDTPRHAWQLLRSTVLSRTPKRPAGHPDLRAAAFCTTAQAEAGDLGERLARIDIHARFFDAIARLPADQMDITVLRYLCGIAPGAIPGIVGLSPAITHTLDHHARGALNELFPDTDTQE
- a CDS encoding AraC family transcriptional regulator; the encoded protein is MEDHTATGIGARPAPVLRQYVDSYVGFDLRGLPSGVHCGPPSRALTAVISLADPLEVAAGVDDGSPVTRFGSVAGGLMCRSVAIHHDGRQQGVQVSLTPLGARAIYGMPAAELAHRLVPVDEILGALAVELVDRLRSATTWAARFTALDELLLRAVSRGACGDHVRWVRPEVAEAWRRLVAARGCVQVGAVAAELGWSRRYLTERFRGEVGLSPKTFARVLRFEHAHELAAAQDPLPWGDVAAVSGYADQAHLVRDWRQFTGRSPTAWRRSEVLLGAG
- a CDS encoding IS630 family transposase translates to MSELAGDARQLSPSAQEAIRLRAVAALVAGRTRQDVAAVFQVSLKAVDNWWAKWLSGGREALVAQPRGRRVGEHQVLDAAEQQAVRQAVLDHRPCDLGLAGQLWTRAGVGDLIAKLYRVRLTEPGVGKYLRRWGLSFQRPDKRAVEQDAEAVRLWREETWPTIRAKAKAEGGEVLFADQVGIRSDQVTGRTWGAKGCTPVVRRTGNRFSVNAMSAISTKGRMHFMVFTETFDADVMCRFLERLAGHLDHKVHLVLDGHSAHRSPTVRAWLAAHPDRIELHFLPPYSPELNPDELVNADLKRSQPMHSRARDQAQLAAETRRFFHRRQRQPHIVRGYFGGPHVRYTLE
- a CDS encoding MarR family winged helix-turn-helix transcriptional regulator is translated as MDQAAHHAAEQGSLLLQDQLCFALYAASRSVTTRYRPLLEELGLTYPQYLVMLVLWDQDSVSVRELGTALQLESSTLSPLLKRLEAGGLIHRERRSDDERSVAIRLTQAGADLREKARTVPLAIGEAMGLTPEQDTTAKHLLRLLTANVTRN
- a CDS encoding cupin domain-containing protein, translating into MRLVNHERNAMDLRTTPVHLGLGSRAKPVEGFTWDPEVLQAYSVAVAADGAEGRMVMIFDGDGLGDHWENHPAGDELVVCLSGSVTITRDVDGVPDRVLLGPGEATINPAGVWHVVDMQGPTSALAITATLGTDHRPRTDTRPTERVGTPSPEQTP